In Ipomoea triloba cultivar NCNSP0323 chromosome 7, ASM357664v1, a single genomic region encodes these proteins:
- the LOC116024099 gene encoding uncharacterized protein LOC116024099, translated as MTPGDFISSFYEGLLDSAKTILDTSSVGGIFIDMGPEYGEQLIERITSNTAYWYNERSDPPKKEKSAGMFEVDDKMAMQAQLDSIQHMLKQMMQAPTQNPSSQVPQPNVEQVDLVGYSRPQGQGQGYGNYQQQGRNQFVPSWNNQGNQVRNPPPGFQGNQGNKGGNQGSQWRNNQNQNQGQFHQGNQGYGNSQGQGFSKPSQDVDMRTFMNTMMAQMGKLQVNAVTTRSGLSLKDPPFPSDDPVLGRVDEETVAAREEVEVEGDDIPDKNKEEPAGSAKRKAPVQEERLWRSRETERENKFKMMLDKLEISMPFVDVVTQIPSYKKFLKDILSNKKKLEKSAVVDLSEGALTCAVLQQKLPPKLKDLGSFTIPCIIGGFVVGSALCDLGASVSLMPYSLCKRLNLGNPKPTTMTL; from the exons ATGACTCCAGGAGATTTCATCTCGTCATTCTATGAGGGGTTGTTGGATAGTGCAAAGACCATACTTGATACCTCATCTGTTGGAGgtattttcattgatatgggtCCTGAATATGGCGAGCAGCTGATTGAGAGAATTACTTCGAACACTGCTTACTGGTACAATGAGAGGAGTGATCCACCGAAGAAAGAGAAATCGGCTGGGATGTTTGAAGTAGATGACAAGATGGCGATGCAGGCTCAGTTGGATTCCATCCAGCACATGCTCAAGCAGATGATGCAGGCTCCTACTCAGA ATCCTAGTAGTCAAGTTCCTCAGCCTAATGTAGAGCAAGTTGATTTGGTCGGTTACTCTAGACCACAGGGACAAGGGCAAGGTTATGGGAATTACCAGCAGCAAGGGAGAAATCAGTttgttccctcttggaacaatcagGGCAATCAAGTGAGAAATCCACCACCAGGCTTTCAAGGAAATCAAGGGAACAAGGGAGGAAATCAAGGATCTCAATGGAGGAATAACCAGAATCAGAATCAGGGACAGTTTCACCAAGGCAATCAAGGCTATGGGAATAGTCAAGGCCAGGGATTCTCTAAACCTTCTCAGGATGTAGACATGCGGACTTTCATGAACACTATGATGGCTCAGATGGGCAAGCTACAA GTGAATGCAGTGACCACGAGGAGTGGATTATCTTTGAAGGATCCTCCCTTTCCTTCTGATGATCCAGTGCTTGGGAGAGTAGATGAGGAAACGGTAGCTGCCAGAGAGGAGGTTGAAGTAGAAGGTGATGACATTCCTGATAAGAACAAGGAGGAACCTGCAGGTAGTGCTAAAAGAAAAGCTCCCGTGCAAGAGGAA AGATTGTGGAGATCCAGGGAGACTGAGAGAGAGAACAAGTTCAAGATGATGCTAGACAAGTTGGAGATTTCTATGCCTTTCGTGGATGTAGTGACTCAGATTCCTTCatacaagaaattcttgaaggatATTCTGAGTAATAAGAAGAAGTTGGAGAAGAGTGCAGTGGTGGATCTCAGTGAGGGAGCTTTGACTTGTGCGGTTCTCCAACAGAAATTGCCTCCTAAGCTGAAGGATCTAGGTAGTTTCACCATTCCTTGTATCATTGGGGGATTTGTAGTGGGTAGTGCTTTATGTGATCTGGGTGCAAGTGTTAGCCTTATGCCATATTCTCTTTGTAAGAGGCTTAACCTGGGTAATCCCAAGCCTACTACTATGACTCTTTAG